The Fortiea contorta PCC 7126 genome has a segment encoding these proteins:
- a CDS encoding IS4 family transposase, whose translation MLAILYQKHLKSQLSLAEYLLLKILIHLLQSIKEVTLEKLANALPLGIKFESRRKRIQRFLSLPNLTIEKVWLPIIQELIANYFQNEKIIYIAIDRTNWSRINLLMVSVIWDKRAIPIYFSLLPKLGSSNLTEQQKILSPVIAILKDYKICVLGDREFCSVKLAKYLQSKDVYFCLRLKKNEFVEIKQDMFMELSSLGLTPGVSFFIKGVKVTKTQGFISFNVAGKWQRKINGVAPKEAWFILTNFDTLESAIAAYKKRFDIEEMFRDFKTGGYNLENTNVQGERFISLVLLIAIAYTSATINGQLIKRKGIQKYIARIKERSRSQRRHSSFYIGLYGQTWVHFKDSCIDLVTQLMRINRNKWKHYQQGLRAMKLIESIL comes from the coding sequence ATGTTAGCTATATTGTACCAAAAGCACTTAAAAAGTCAATTGAGTTTAGCAGAATATCTGTTGCTAAAAATTTTGATACATCTGTTGCAGTCAATCAAAGAAGTAACTTTAGAAAAATTAGCGAATGCGCTACCTTTGGGAATTAAATTTGAAAGCAGAAGAAAAAGAATACAAAGATTTTTATCATTACCAAATCTCACAATTGAAAAAGTTTGGTTGCCAATTATTCAAGAACTAATAGCAAACTACTTCCAGAATGAAAAAATTATTTATATAGCAATTGATAGGACTAATTGGAGTCGGATAAACTTATTAATGGTCAGCGTGATTTGGGATAAAAGAGCCATACCAATATATTTTAGTTTGCTGCCCAAATTAGGTAGTAGTAATCTCACGGAACAGCAGAAAATATTATCGCCAGTTATAGCAATATTGAAAGATTATAAAATCTGTGTGTTGGGGGATAGAGAATTTTGCTCGGTAAAACTAGCAAAGTACCTTCAGAGCAAGGATGTATATTTTTGTTTGCGATTGAAAAAGAATGAATTTGTAGAAATTAAACAAGATATGTTTATGGAGTTAAGCAGTTTAGGATTAACTCCTGGAGTATCTTTTTTTATCAAGGGAGTTAAGGTAACAAAGACTCAGGGTTTTATCAGTTTTAATGTGGCTGGTAAGTGGCAACGTAAAATTAACGGAGTAGCACCCAAAGAAGCATGGTTTATTTTAACAAATTTTGACACCCTAGAGTCAGCAATTGCTGCTTACAAAAAGCGATTTGATATTGAAGAAATGTTTAGAGATTTCAAAACAGGTGGCTATAACTTAGAAAACACTAATGTTCAAGGTGAACGTTTTATTTCTCTAGTTTTGTTGATAGCGATCGCTTACACCTCTGCAACAATTAATGGTCAACTTATTAAACGCAAAGGAATCCAAAAATATATAGCTCGGATTAAAGAAAGGAGTCGTTCTCAACGGAGACACAGTAGTTTTTATATCGGCTTATATGGTCAAACATGGGTACATTTCAAGGATAGCTGTATTGATTTAGTCACACAATTAATGAGAATTAATCGTAATAAGTGGAAGCATTATCAACAAGGTTTAAGAGCCATGAAGCTTATTGAATCTATATTGTAG
- a CDS encoding DUF2243 domain-containing protein — MEGNKEKIYHRPPLIAAGIFLGAGLAGFVDGILLHQILQWHHMLSDVRSLTTISNIDLNMRWDGLFHAFDLLLTVIGVALLWSAGGRDDITWSSQTFFGSLLVGAGLFNVVEGLIDHQILGIHHVKPGPNQLAWDVGFLLFGAFLVVYGWIMLQNSRLEK; from the coding sequence ATGGAGGGTAACAAGGAAAAAATCTACCATCGCCCACCACTGATAGCTGCAGGAATTTTCCTAGGTGCGGGTTTGGCAGGATTTGTTGACGGTATCTTACTACATCAAATTTTACAATGGCATCATATGTTGAGTGATGTGCGATCGCTCACAACCATTTCCAACATCGATTTAAACATGCGCTGGGATGGATTGTTTCACGCTTTTGATTTGCTGCTGACTGTAATCGGCGTAGCTTTATTATGGTCAGCAGGCGGACGGGATGATATCACTTGGTCATCACAAACTTTTTTCGGGTCTTTGCTGGTGGGTGCTGGATTGTTCAATGTAGTTGAAGGACTGATTGATCACCAAATCCTCGGTATCCATCACGTGAAACCAGGCCCCAATCAATTAGCCTGGGATGTGGGTTTTCTCCTCTTTGGTGCGTTTCTTGTGGTATACGGTTGGATCATGTTACAAAATAGCAGACTGGAAAAATAG
- a CDS encoding DUF4129 domain-containing protein codes for MTTEAFEKTSWSWQYSLFQQQVGEWIEYQFSQLQSALPQLPPEWSISPWLSQVLYILSWLALGLFLAWVVWRLWLEFGHYVYAWLTENLDHLAAGNKSSVEDSSVTLWLTRSQAYYRQGNYREACRCLYLAILQRLHDTKVLTHKPSRTDSEYLQLLRLSVTPIQPYETLITTHEQLCFDDGEILPENYQQCQQAYQEIINQRQAMD; via the coding sequence ATGACCACAGAAGCTTTTGAAAAAACCAGCTGGAGTTGGCAGTATTCTCTGTTTCAGCAACAAGTGGGAGAATGGATAGAGTATCAATTTTCTCAATTGCAATCGGCTTTACCGCAACTGCCGCCTGAATGGTCGATTAGTCCTTGGTTGAGTCAGGTATTGTACATATTGTCTTGGCTGGCGCTGGGTTTGTTCTTGGCTTGGGTAGTTTGGCGACTGTGGCTGGAGTTTGGACATTATGTATACGCTTGGTTGACTGAGAATCTGGATCATTTAGCTGCTGGAAACAAATCCTCTGTAGAGGACTCATCAGTCACTCTTTGGCTGACGCGATCGCAAGCATACTATCGTCAGGGTAATTATCGTGAGGCTTGTCGTTGTCTATACTTAGCAATTTTACAGCGCTTGCATGACACCAAAGTCCTGACTCACAAACCGAGCCGCACAGATAGCGAATATCTGCAATTACTACGGTTATCTGTCACTCCCATCCAGCCTTATGAAACTTTAATTACTACTCATGAACAATTATGTTTTGACGATGGGGAGATATTGCCAGAAAATTATCAGCAGTGTCAGCAAGCCTATCAGGAGATTATTAATCAGCGACAAGCTATGGATTAA
- a CDS encoding DUF4350 domain-containing protein: MNKSKRLTWLGAIALGVIILLSLITAPNSSKINSGSTYSRAADGYGAWYAFMQQQGTSIQRWQKPSNDLKAETNPVTLLRIYSDLMPSRLDLDEEKWIKQGNTLVILGVREAVTSAEFTTAPKSLFGEIQIATRRRREKIQPAQVSLGDRFGAIVWEEAHNKGRVIFSTTPHLAANAYQDYLSNFQYLANLVRQKTNKVFVDEYIHGYKDTEVQIAEGKGSLWNYFLQSPLLTACLQVGVLLLVLIWAQNRRFGKPVPLDTPTLDNSEAYIQALAGVLQKAEATDFVVEMVGKEEQLQLQKALGLGQILLEPQALINFCREKIGTNTADLAAVLKVQNQNKTISEQNLLSWLGKWRTLRGIQNF; the protein is encoded by the coding sequence ATTAACAAATCAAAGCGCTTGACTTGGCTGGGAGCGATCGCACTAGGAGTGATAATTTTATTAAGTTTAATTACTGCTCCTAATAGTAGTAAAATTAACAGTGGTTCCACTTATAGTCGGGCTGCTGATGGCTATGGTGCTTGGTATGCTTTTATGCAACAACAGGGAACCTCAATACAGCGCTGGCAAAAGCCTAGTAATGATCTCAAGGCGGAAACAAACCCAGTGACGCTGTTAAGAATATACAGCGACTTGATGCCATCAAGATTAGATTTAGATGAAGAAAAATGGATAAAACAAGGTAACACTTTGGTAATTTTAGGTGTGCGTGAAGCGGTTACATCTGCAGAGTTTACCACTGCGCCTAAATCGCTCTTTGGTGAGATTCAGATTGCTACACGACGACGGCGAGAGAAAATTCAGCCGGCACAAGTTTCTTTAGGCGATCGCTTCGGTGCTATTGTCTGGGAGGAAGCACATAACAAAGGTAGGGTGATTTTTTCTACTACTCCCCATTTAGCTGCTAATGCCTATCAAGATTATTTAAGTAATTTCCAGTATTTAGCTAATTTAGTTAGACAAAAAACTAACAAAGTTTTTGTGGATGAATATATTCATGGCTATAAAGATACTGAAGTCCAAATCGCAGAAGGTAAAGGCAGTTTATGGAATTATTTTTTACAAAGTCCTTTATTGACAGCTTGTTTACAAGTAGGCGTATTGTTATTAGTACTAATTTGGGCGCAGAATCGCCGCTTCGGTAAACCAGTACCTTTAGATACACCAACCTTAGATAATAGTGAAGCGTATATTCAAGCTTTAGCAGGCGTATTGCAAAAAGCCGAAGCCACAGATTTTGTTGTCGAAATGGTGGGAAAAGAAGAACAATTACAGCTACAAAAAGCTTTGGGATTAGGACAAATACTTCTAGAACCCCAAGCTTTAATTAATTTTTGTCGAGAAAAAATAGGCACAAATACAGCAGATTTAGCAGCAGTATTAAAAGTCCAAAACCAAAACAAAACTATCAGCGAACAGAACCTGTTAAGCTGGTTGGGTAAATGGCGTACCTTGCGCGGAATTCAAAATTTCTAA
- a CDS encoding AAA family ATPase — MNEIHPIFIRLSQGLNQVIVGQSKLIEQMLVALLAGGHIILEGVPGTGKTLLVKVLAQLIQAEFRRIQLTPDVLPSDITGTNIFDLNSRNFTLRKGPVFTEVLLADEINRTPPKTQAALLEAMEEKQVTLDGESLPLPELFWAIATQNPLEFEGTYPLPEAQLDRFLFKLVVDYPDQVAEKQMLLNRQAGFAARRLDINRLKPIATVAEILQARQAVLEVKVSEPIIDYLLALVRTSRQYPDLALGASPRAAGAWLQTSQAVAWLAGRNFVTPDDVKTVASPLLRHRLILKPEAMLDGLQIDAVIASVVNQVPVPR; from the coding sequence ATGAACGAAATCCATCCTATTTTCATTCGCCTTAGTCAAGGACTTAACCAAGTAATTGTTGGACAATCAAAACTGATAGAGCAGATGTTAGTAGCGCTGCTAGCGGGTGGACATATAATTTTAGAAGGAGTACCGGGGACTGGTAAAACACTTTTAGTCAAAGTTTTAGCGCAATTAATTCAAGCAGAATTCCGTCGGATTCAATTAACACCAGATGTTTTACCATCAGATATCACTGGTACGAATATTTTTGATTTAAATAGTCGTAATTTCACCTTGAGAAAAGGGCCTGTATTTACTGAAGTATTACTGGCTGATGAAATTAACCGCACTCCTCCCAAAACACAAGCGGCGTTGTTGGAAGCGATGGAAGAAAAACAGGTAACACTGGATGGTGAAAGTTTACCTTTGCCAGAGTTATTTTGGGCGATCGCTACTCAAAATCCCCTAGAATTTGAGGGTACATATCCTCTCCCAGAAGCTCAGTTAGATAGATTTTTATTCAAACTCGTAGTCGATTACCCCGATCAAGTTGCTGAAAAGCAAATGTTACTTAATCGCCAAGCAGGATTCGCGGCGCGACGCTTGGATATCAATCGACTCAAACCAATAGCCACGGTAGCCGAGATTTTGCAAGCACGACAAGCAGTTCTAGAAGTGAAAGTATCAGAGCCTATAATTGATTATCTTTTGGCATTGGTCAGAACATCCCGCCAATATCCTGATTTAGCTTTGGGCGCGTCACCCCGCGCTGCTGGTGCTTGGTTGCAGACATCGCAAGCTGTAGCGTGGTTGGCTGGGAGAAATTTTGTTACCCCAGATGACGTCAAAACTGTAGCATCACCTCTGCTGCGTCATCGCTTAATTTTGAAGCCAGAAGCAATGCTTGATGGTTTACAAATTGATGCAGTAATTGCGTCGGTAGTTAATCAAGTTCCAGTACCAAGATGA
- a CDS encoding DUF58 domain-containing protein, with protein sequence MVPAQRVYLLLILGIAIAPILAIFFGIPFTIALTVLFDIAILGLMVVDGVRSRRYRVQITRELPPRLSIWRDNPVVLKVTSEKVAATIQIRDYYPTGFDASVVTLNANVAMNTTQELTYTVKPTQRGEFPWGNIQVRQLGKWRLAWDDWQISQSLPVKVYPDLVGLRSLSIRLTLQSSGSIRQFRQIGIGTEFAELRNYRAGDDLRLIDWKATARRVGASGNTSPLVRVLEPEQEQTLLILLDRGRLMTQKVQGLQRFDWGLNATLSLALAGLHRGDRVGVGIFDRQMHTWIPPERGQHHLSQLIDRLTPIQPVLLESDYVGAVTNIVQRQTRRALVVLITDLVDVTASTELLAALSRLVPRYLPFCVTLRDPQVDTLAHTFTADITKAYTRAVALDLLAQRQIAFAQLKQKGSLVLDAPANQITDQLVERYLQLKARNQL encoded by the coding sequence ATGGTTCCTGCTCAAAGAGTTTATTTATTATTAATTTTGGGAATAGCGATCGCTCCCATATTAGCGATATTTTTCGGTATTCCTTTTACCATCGCCCTCACTGTGTTATTTGATATCGCCATCTTGGGGTTGATGGTGGTGGATGGTGTGCGATCGCGGCGCTATCGGGTGCAAATTACCCGCGAATTACCACCGCGACTTTCTATTTGGCGAGATAATCCTGTGGTGCTAAAGGTTACATCAGAAAAAGTAGCCGCTACAATTCAAATCCGCGACTACTATCCTACAGGTTTTGATGCTTCTGTGGTGACACTAAATGCTAATGTTGCCATGAATACTACTCAAGAATTAACATATACCGTCAAACCGACGCAGCGGGGAGAATTTCCTTGGGGGAATATTCAGGTACGACAACTAGGAAAATGGCGATTAGCTTGGGATGATTGGCAGATATCCCAAAGTCTGCCAGTCAAGGTGTATCCTGATTTAGTAGGATTGCGATCGCTCTCCATTCGCCTGACACTGCAATCATCCGGCTCTATCCGCCAATTTCGCCAAATAGGTATCGGTACTGAGTTTGCCGAATTACGCAACTATCGGGCTGGTGACGACTTGCGCCTGATTGATTGGAAAGCCACAGCACGACGGGTGGGAGCTTCTGGAAATACATCACCGCTGGTCAGAGTTCTGGAACCAGAACAAGAGCAAACTTTACTAATTTTATTAGATCGCGGACGGTTGATGACGCAAAAAGTTCAGGGTTTGCAGCGTTTTGACTGGGGATTAAATGCCACCTTATCCCTAGCTTTGGCAGGATTGCATCGGGGCGATCGCGTCGGTGTGGGTATATTTGACCGCCAAATGCATACGTGGATTCCCCCAGAACGTGGTCAACATCACCTGAGTCAGTTAATTGACCGCTTAACTCCCATTCAGCCAGTGTTACTAGAATCTGATTATGTAGGTGCAGTTACAAATATTGTACAACGACAAACCCGTCGGGCGCTAGTAGTCCTGATTACCGACCTCGTGGATGTCACCGCGTCCACCGAACTTCTCGCCGCTCTCTCTCGACTAGTACCCCGTTATCTACCATTTTGCGTCACTCTGCGAGATCCGCAAGTTGATACCCTAGCCCACACTTTCACCGCAGATATTACCAAAGCTTACACCCGTGCAGTAGCTTTAGATTTATTAGCACAGCGACAAATCGCCTTTGCTCAATTAAAACAAAAAGGTTCGCTGGTACTTGACGCACCCGCGAATCAAATTACAGATCAGTTAGTTGAACGATATTTGCAACTTAAAGCTCGGAATCAACTTTAG
- a CDS encoding DUF4114 domain-containing protein — translation MTALLATFAVGTSALSAIAPASAYEIKSREQAPDRFKNILQDLRAFVGQEGQYLSPETINARRVDLSKLEFKFDHDVKVFFLGETASYRNRLDFQATKGSTVTTGKIFGDTSCNVGDASFTNFSQYCSAPDGALENTVAPNKPLNVGDWVSLGSFSAGTKLDFLLHADDINGGITGTDANGQTVKGIWSLNQALNPDGVQHAISYYYKDYIIIGFEDLWGGGNKDYNDTVFAIHFGDDNARHVTSVPEPTATIALFGIAGLGFLSTRRRRINQVTKVDSEL, via the coding sequence GTGACTGCGTTATTAGCTACTTTTGCTGTAGGAACTAGTGCTTTATCTGCAATTGCTCCTGCTAGCGCTTATGAAATCAAAAGCCGAGAACAGGCTCCCGATAGATTTAAAAATATTCTCCAAGACTTGAGAGCTTTTGTTGGTCAAGAAGGTCAATATTTATCTCCAGAAACTATTAACGCGAGAAGGGTAGATTTATCTAAGCTGGAATTTAAATTTGATCATGATGTGAAAGTATTCTTTCTGGGTGAAACAGCTTCCTACCGCAACCGTTTAGATTTTCAAGCGACTAAAGGTTCTACGGTAACGACAGGGAAAATTTTTGGTGACACTTCTTGTAACGTTGGCGATGCGAGTTTTACAAACTTCAGCCAATATTGTTCTGCTCCTGATGGTGCTTTAGAAAATACAGTCGCACCTAACAAGCCTTTGAATGTGGGTGATTGGGTGAGTTTAGGTTCATTCAGTGCGGGGACAAAATTGGACTTTTTGTTGCACGCAGATGACATTAATGGTGGTATCACGGGTACAGATGCTAATGGACAGACTGTAAAAGGGATTTGGAGCCTGAATCAAGCTTTAAATCCAGATGGCGTGCAACATGCGATCTCTTATTACTATAAAGACTATATAATCATCGGTTTTGAGGATTTATGGGGAGGTGGAAACAAAGACTATAACGATACAGTTTTCGCTATCCATTTCGGTGATGATAACGCTCGTCACGTTACCTCTGTTCCCGAACCTACTGCAACTATAGCGCTTTTTGGTATTGCGGGGCTAGGCTTTTTATCAACTCGTCGGCGCCGAATTAATCAAGTTACTAAAGTTGATTCCGAGCTTTAA
- a CDS encoding stage II sporulation protein M, which produces MNIQRWIARREQNWQRLDALLKQIEKKGLKSLKSAEIRELASLYRSLAADLARARTQEVSNTLIHSLQSLISRAYTQIYQGSRRQEWLALVEFYRWGLPAVVQQTFAYIMAATALFLLGATVAWWYAWQDPTFMSLIVPEHLITKVRDEHKLWMGSIVGIEPLASSGIMINNLSVSFAAVAGGITAGVYTTYLMIFNGLLIGAVGTLVGQNHLAYPFWAFVFPHGSIELPAIFFAGGAGFLLAKAILFPGKYRRIDALKFYGSQAVQLVFGIVPMLVIAGIIEGFFSPNPSVPSPFKYLVGTGLFMLLVMYCSQKRS; this is translated from the coding sequence ATGAATATTCAACGTTGGATTGCTCGTAGAGAACAAAATTGGCAGCGCTTAGATGCGCTATTAAAACAAATAGAAAAAAAAGGGCTAAAATCACTCAAATCTGCAGAAATTCGGGAATTAGCCAGTTTATATCGTTCATTAGCTGCTGATTTAGCACGGGCCCGTACGCAAGAAGTGAGTAACACTTTGATACACAGCTTACAGTCCTTGATCAGCCGTGCTTACACGCAGATTTACCAAGGTTCACGGCGCCAAGAATGGCTAGCCCTAGTGGAATTTTATCGTTGGGGATTACCAGCCGTAGTGCAGCAAACATTTGCCTATATTATGGCTGCTACGGCTTTGTTTTTATTGGGAGCGACGGTTGCTTGGTGGTACGCTTGGCAAGATCCAACTTTTATGTCACTGATAGTACCTGAACATTTGATTACTAAAGTCCGAGATGAGCACAAATTATGGATGGGGTCAATTGTTGGCATTGAACCTCTAGCATCCAGCGGGATTATGATTAATAATCTCTCTGTTTCTTTTGCTGCTGTAGCTGGTGGAATCACAGCCGGAGTATATACAACTTATTTAATGATTTTTAATGGTTTATTGATTGGTGCAGTGGGAACTTTAGTAGGTCAAAATCATCTGGCTTATCCTTTTTGGGCTTTCGTTTTTCCTCATGGTTCTATAGAGTTACCCGCTATATTTTTCGCTGGTGGTGCGGGATTTTTATTAGCAAAAGCTATTTTATTTCCTGGTAAATATCGCCGTATTGACGCTTTAAAATTTTACGGTTCTCAAGCAGTGCAATTAGTATTTGGGATTGTGCCGATGTTAGTGATTGCGGGGATTATTGAAGGCTTTTTCTCTCCTAATCCTAGTGTGCCAAGTCCTTTTAAGTATTTAGTTGGGACGGGTTTGTTTATGCTTTTAGTAATGTATTGCAGTCAGAAGCGGAGTTGA
- a CDS encoding glycerophosphoryl diester phosphodiesterase membrane domain-containing protein: protein MAGNFGGSSSIQPLSVGNVVSAGLRLYRSHFKDYFLLALKACLWFLVPIYGWAKCFALIALISRLAFGELVNQPESISSGARFVNSRLWKFLGAMILVGLIAIGVYLAVVIVFALFIGIFVGFFGARFQQTSVALNLLIGLITIILGVVAIVGIIWFLTRFYLVDLPLAIEENVDAASSISRSWELTQGHVWRIFLIGFVAFLITLPLQIVLQIMTTILQLALAPLIQDGSPIFQLLYYVLILPISFSATVILLPFWKTIQAVIYYDLRSRREGLGLTLRNHEI, encoded by the coding sequence ATGGCTGGCAATTTTGGTGGTTCCAGTTCGATACAACCGTTGAGTGTGGGAAATGTCGTCAGCGCAGGACTGCGATTGTATCGCTCTCATTTTAAGGATTATTTTTTACTGGCGCTTAAAGCCTGCTTGTGGTTCTTAGTCCCAATTTACGGGTGGGCAAAGTGTTTTGCTCTCATAGCCTTGATTTCTCGCTTGGCTTTTGGTGAATTAGTCAATCAACCGGAAAGTATTTCTTCGGGTGCGCGTTTCGTCAATTCCCGGTTGTGGAAGTTTTTAGGGGCGATGATATTAGTGGGGCTGATTGCTATCGGGGTTTATTTGGCTGTGGTGATTGTGTTTGCTTTGTTCATTGGGATCTTTGTCGGATTCTTTGGTGCTAGATTTCAGCAAACTAGTGTTGCGCTCAATCTTTTAATTGGTTTAATTACTATTATTTTGGGTGTAGTAGCGATTGTGGGGATTATCTGGTTTCTGACTAGGTTTTATTTGGTGGATTTACCTTTGGCGATTGAAGAAAATGTTGATGCGGCTTCTAGTATTAGTCGTAGCTGGGAGTTAACTCAGGGTCATGTCTGGCGGATTTTTTTGATTGGATTTGTAGCTTTTTTAATTACACTTCCGCTGCAAATTGTTCTGCAAATTATGACTACGATTCTTCAATTAGCGCTCGCGCCTTTAATACAAGATGGTTCGCCAATTTTTCAGTTACTTTATTACGTGTTAATTTTGCCAATCAGTTTTAGTGCAACAGTGATTCTTTTACCATTCTGGAAAACCATCCAAGCTGTAATTTACTACGACTTGCGGAGTCGTCGTGAAGGGTTGGGTTTGACGTTACGCAATCATGAAATTTAA
- a CDS encoding RDD family protein, translating to MHLFNRVKFSTPESVELEFTLAGIGNRAWALIIDYHILAAMVVMFLIVWTTVSVQLGDLWASIFGAKVGLWLMAIAFFILFGIYTGYFVFFETLWHGQTPGKRFAKIRVVRDDGRPVGLQQATLRSLLRIFDEFLYIGAFLIALTRYEKRLGDFAAGTIVIQAQAPITSSTLKISPQANSLHQQLLEICDLSLLLPDDFAVIREYLQRRSLMSPKAKASLSLKLTQQLQGILHLEKIPDGFDLDVFLEAVYLGYQEREF from the coding sequence ATGCACTTATTTAATAGGGTAAAATTTAGCACTCCAGAAAGTGTGGAATTAGAATTCACTCTCGCTGGAATTGGTAATCGTGCTTGGGCGCTAATTATCGATTATCATATTCTGGCGGCGATGGTGGTGATGTTTTTGATTGTCTGGACTACTGTATCAGTGCAGTTGGGGGATTTATGGGCGAGTATTTTTGGCGCCAAGGTGGGTTTGTGGTTGATGGCGATCGCTTTCTTTATTCTCTTCGGAATTTACACAGGATATTTTGTATTTTTTGAAACTTTGTGGCATGGTCAAACCCCCGGTAAAAGATTCGCTAAGATTCGGGTGGTGCGCGATGATGGTAGACCAGTCGGTTTGCAACAAGCAACCTTGCGGAGTTTACTACGCATTTTCGATGAATTTTTATATATTGGAGCTTTTTTAATTGCTTTGACTCGGTATGAAAAACGCTTGGGTGATTTCGCGGCTGGGACGATTGTCATTCAAGCACAAGCGCCGATTACATCGTCCACTTTGAAAATATCACCACAAGCTAATTCTCTACATCAACAGTTATTAGAAATTTGCGATTTATCATTATTATTACCTGATGATTTTGCCGTAATTCGAGAATATTTACAACGCCGTAGCTTAATGTCGCCTAAAGCCAAAGCTTCCCTATCTCTCAAATTAACTCAGCAATTGCAAGGAATTCTGCATTTAGAAAAAATACCAGATGGTTTTGATTTAGATGTGTTTTTAGAAGCTGTTTATCTGGGTTATCAAGAAAGAGAATTTTAA
- a CDS encoding DUF1868 domain-containing protein, which produces MDDNYQAYLNRVARMTLPEAYKSQVQHIQESAKFQPCSGYRQAAPFPGYTLITPPAAEALENSTFYAKLQVYQQELLQLPANNDLIVPVPPASFHLTLADLIWDSAYRDACEKNPEFEPQLRSCLTEICRQYQESLTKPSPPIYWQVLGLIVMPRAVGVCLVPQDERCYEQIIQFRRTIYQNAKLIALGIEQHYHFTAHITLGYFGEISSNLDRANLSNSLSQLNQQWLLNSPEFLIERVELRKFDDMTNYYRQPDWPSLVIN; this is translated from the coding sequence TTGGACGACAACTATCAAGCTTATTTAAATCGGGTAGCGCGAATGACTCTACCAGAAGCTTATAAATCACAAGTTCAGCATATCCAGGAATCTGCAAAATTTCAGCCGTGTTCGGGGTATAGACAAGCAGCACCTTTTCCCGGTTATACCCTCATTACCCCACCTGCAGCCGAAGCCTTAGAAAATTCTACTTTCTATGCCAAGCTACAAGTTTATCAACAAGAACTGTTACAGTTGCCTGCGAACAATGATTTGATAGTACCCGTACCGCCTGCTAGCTTTCATTTGACTTTAGCTGACTTAATTTGGGACAGTGCTTACCGCGACGCTTGCGAAAAAAATCCCGAATTTGAACCCCAGTTACGTTCTTGCTTAACAGAAATATGCCGACAATATCAAGAATCCTTGACAAAGCCGAGTCCACCAATTTATTGGCAGGTACTAGGATTAATAGTTATGCCCAGAGCCGTAGGTGTTTGTCTAGTACCGCAAGATGAACGTTGCTATGAACAAATTATTCAATTTCGCCGCACAATTTATCAAAATGCCAAATTAATCGCCTTGGGCATTGAGCAACACTATCACTTCACCGCTCATATTACATTAGGTTATTTTGGGGAAATTTCCTCAAATTTAGACCGTGCAAACCTCAGCAATTCTCTCTCTCAATTGAATCAACAATGGTTGTTAAATTCACCAGAATTTTTAATAGAGCGTGTCGAATTGCGAAAATTTGATGACATGACTAATTATTATCGTCAACCAGACTGGCCGAGTTTAGTTATCAATTAA